One Candidatus Desulfatibia profunda DNA window includes the following coding sequences:
- a CDS encoding pyruvate ferredoxin oxidoreductase subunit gamma: MIEIRIHGRGGQGNVVAAELLSIAAFKSGKYAQAFPSFGAERIGAPVMAFVRIDDKKIRTREEVLNPGYLIVQDYHLMDTVPVLDGLKPDGLILINAEKSPEELQLKTSATVVTIPATEIALEIIGRPIPNAIMIGAFCAITGLVGLDAVQDAIMDKFPGKVGENNIAALERAVEIMQKREIHA; encoded by the coding sequence ATGATTGAAATCAGAATTCATGGTCGCGGAGGCCAGGGAAATGTTGTCGCCGCTGAACTGCTTTCCATTGCCGCGTTCAAGAGTGGAAAATATGCTCAGGCCTTTCCTTCGTTCGGAGCCGAACGGATCGGCGCCCCTGTCATGGCTTTCGTGAGAATCGATGACAAAAAAATTCGTACACGCGAGGAGGTGCTGAATCCGGGCTACTTGATTGTCCAGGATTATCACCTGATGGACACGGTCCCGGTGCTCGACGGGTTAAAACCGGACGGCCTCATCCTGATAAATGCAGAAAAATCCCCGGAGGAATTGCAGCTCAAGACATCCGCCACCGTCGTAACCATCCCGGCTACGGAGATTGCCCTTGAAATCATCGGCAGGCCCATCCCCAATGCGATCATGATCGGGGCTTTTTGTGCGATTACCGGTCTGGTGGGCCTGGATGCGGTACAGGATGCCATTATGGATAAATTTCCTGGCAAAGTTGGTGAAAATAATATCGCGGCTTTAGAAAGGGCCGTTGAAATCATGCAAAAGAGGGAGATCCATGCTTAA